A region of Vicia villosa cultivar HV-30 ecotype Madison, WI unplaced genomic scaffold, Vvil1.0 ctg.000029F_1_1_1, whole genome shotgun sequence DNA encodes the following proteins:
- the LOC131622284 gene encoding eukaryotic translation initiation factor 5B-like, giving the protein MAGRTRGDPWKNSPITRFSWSGKTIALDRNSITLPPWVAVGDPLSGKTTLLDRMTLKLNKLGYRYMIDYDIAILVLDITIYLQQQTIRLINLLQTWNARFIVALNRLDRFHGWKTCSNSQFLSSFNLQSKVVKHRFYGRLKEINSQFKELGINTCLYCWNKEIGKTVSLVPTSARSGEGVLDMIEQLILLSQKSMVEKFHARERFKCTILDASRNAINVVLLNGVLHEGDQIIGPIVTTIQVLLTLPQIKKLGDKAHHIRHEKIKSVNSVKIIAKGLEHAVVGTYLNVVKPARA; this is encoded by the exons ATGGCAGGAAGAACCCGAGGAGACCCGTGGAAGAACAGTCCAATTACACGGTTTTCATGGAGTGGCAAAACCATTGCACTGGATCGGAATTCGATAACACTGCCTCCATGGGTGGCAGTAGGGGATCCATTGAGTGGCAAAACCACCCTACTCGATCGCATGACATTAAAATTGAATAAGTTGGGATACAGATACATGATCGATTATGATATCGCAATCTTGGTTCTTGATATTACTATTTACTTACAACAACAAACAATTCGATTGATCAATCTCTTACAAACATGGAACGCAAGGTTCATTGTCGCCTTGAATCGCCTCGACAGGTTTCATGGATGGAAAACATGCAGTAATTCTCAATTTCTTTCATCATTTAACCTCCAGAGTAAGGTCGTTAAACATAGGTTTTATGGAAGGCTCAAAGAG ATTAATTCTCAGTTCAAAGAACTTGGGATAAATAcatgtttatattgttggaaCAAAGAAATAGGAAAAACTGTCAGCCTTGTGCCTACAAGTGCGAGAAG TGGTGAAGGAGTCCTTGATATGATAGAACAATTGATTTTATTGAGCCAGAAATCTATGGTTGAGAAATTTCATGCCAGGGAAAGATTTAAG TGCACTATTTTGGATGCAAGCAGAAACGCTATCAATGTTGTTTTACTTAATGGTGTTCTTCATGAAGGAGATCAAATAATT GGTCCAATTGTTACCACAATTCAAGTTTTATTAACACTCCCGCAAATAAAAAAACTTGGTGATAAG GCTCATCATATTCGTCATGAAAAAATCAAAAGTGTTAATTCCGTCAAGATAATTGCCAAG ggGCTTGAACATGCTGTTGTTGGCACTTATTTAAATGTGGTGAAGCCTGCCCGAGCCTAA